The following are encoded together in the Streptomyces flavofungini genome:
- a CDS encoding DUF2252 domain-containing protein, whose translation MSVPQPTADQRGEEILAVFDTAFGELLAADPAAFRVKFRKMAASAFAFYRGTACLFYHDLGREQHGGAYVDDRTGRVWIHGDLHAENFGTYMDSQGRLIFNVNDFDEAYVGPFTWDLKRLAASLALIGYTKALSDEQITSLVRTYAAAYRERIHDLARGAKSDEVPPFTLDTAQGPLLGALRAARSLTRFELLDSMTEIRDFERRFAPGGGAIELDAATRYKVLAAFDGYLETLPESSLTRPDSYRVKDVVGRRGIGIGSAGLPSYNILLEGNSDALENDVVIYLKQAQTPAVSRHITDPAVRGYFQHEGHRTVISQRALQAHADPWLGWTELDGAGQLVAEVSPYAVDLDWSDIDDLDEISSVVADLGRATATMHAAADDESGHSELVPFSTERAIDAAIAADEDGFGDLLVDFAHGYGARARADHQVFVDLFRNGRIPGL comes from the coding sequence ATGTCGGTCCCGCAGCCCACCGCCGACCAGCGCGGCGAGGAGATCCTCGCCGTCTTCGACACCGCGTTCGGCGAGCTGCTCGCCGCCGACCCCGCCGCGTTCCGGGTGAAGTTCCGGAAGATGGCGGCCTCGGCCTTCGCTTTCTACCGCGGCACGGCGTGCCTCTTCTACCACGACCTGGGCCGCGAGCAGCACGGCGGCGCGTACGTGGACGACCGCACCGGCCGGGTCTGGATCCACGGCGACCTGCACGCCGAGAACTTCGGCACGTACATGGACTCCCAGGGCCGCCTGATCTTCAACGTCAACGACTTCGACGAGGCGTACGTGGGCCCCTTCACCTGGGACCTGAAGCGCCTCGCCGCCTCCCTCGCCCTGATCGGGTACACGAAGGCGCTGAGCGACGAGCAGATCACCTCCTTGGTGCGCACGTACGCCGCGGCGTACCGCGAGCGGATCCACGACCTGGCGAGGGGCGCCAAGAGCGACGAGGTGCCGCCCTTCACGCTCGACACGGCCCAGGGCCCGCTCCTGGGCGCGCTGCGCGCCGCCCGCTCCCTGACCCGCTTCGAGCTCCTGGACTCGATGACGGAGATCCGCGACTTCGAGCGGCGCTTCGCGCCGGGCGGCGGCGCCATCGAGCTGGACGCCGCCACGCGGTACAAGGTCCTCGCCGCCTTCGACGGCTATCTGGAGACGCTGCCCGAGTCCTCCCTGACCCGCCCCGACTCGTATCGCGTGAAGGACGTCGTGGGCCGCCGCGGCATCGGCATCGGCTCGGCCGGACTGCCGTCGTACAACATCCTCCTGGAGGGCAACAGCGACGCCCTGGAGAACGACGTCGTCATCTACCTGAAGCAGGCCCAGACCCCGGCCGTCTCCCGGCACATCACCGACCCCGCCGTCCGCGGCTACTTCCAGCACGAGGGCCACCGCACGGTCATCTCCCAGCGGGCCCTGCAGGCGCACGCCGACCCCTGGCTCGGCTGGACGGAGCTCGACGGCGCGGGCCAGCTCGTCGCCGAGGTCTCGCCGTACGCGGTCGACCTGGACTGGTCGGACATCGACGACCTGGACGAGATCTCCTCCGTGGTGGCCGACCTGGGCCGGGCCACGGCCACGATGCACGCGGCCGCGGACGACGAGAGCGGTCACTCGGAGCTCGTGCCGTTCTCCACGGAGCGGGCCATCGACGCCGCCATCGCGGCCGACGAGGACGGCTTCGGCGACCTCCTGGTGGACTTCGCGCACGGCTACGGCGCCCGGGCCCGCGCGGACCACCAGGTCTTCGTCGACCTGTTCCGCAATGGCCGGATCCCGGGGCTGTAG